From Sulfuracidifex tepidarius, one genomic window encodes:
- a CDS encoding CRISPR-associated protein Cas4: MSIYLRPDVVITGTLIWYSKVCPREVWYMARHVTPFEGHSKLEKGRAIHQIYGDELPISLDGMKIDAFRKEDRTVVEIKSSSRHVESAMAQTNYYLYRLKEVGLECEGEVYVPKKDERIRVTLDEEKVKKDMEEVRRIVESGSPPPRVRIKFCRRCAYKDLCWG; encoded by the coding sequence ATGTCGATTTACCTGAGACCGGACGTTGTGATCACGGGTACCTTGATCTGGTACTCAAAGGTTTGCCCCCGTGAAGTCTGGTACATGGCTAGACACGTCACTCCATTCGAGGGACATTCGAAGTTAGAGAAGGGCAGAGCGATACATCAGATATATGGAGACGAACTACCGATCTCCCTAGATGGAATGAAGATAGACGCGTTTAGGAAGGAGGACAGGACTGTAGTTGAGATCAAGTCATCCTCGAGACATGTGGAGTCAGCAATGGCACAAACTAACTATTACCTCTACAGACTGAAGGAAGTGGGACTCGAGTGCGAAGGAGAAGTCTACGTCCCAAAAAAGGACGAGAGGATCAGGGTGACCCTCGACGAGGAGAAGGTTAAAAAAGACATGGAGGAGGTTAGGAGGATAGTAGAGTCCGGCTCTCCCCCTCCCAGGGTCAGGATCAAGTTCTGCAGGAGGTGTGCTTATAAGGACTTGTGCTGGGGGTAA
- the cas1b gene encoding type I-B CRISPR-associated endonuclease Cas1b, producing MKRLFIVANGTLKRKSNTLALETKEGTKYVPITTVGSVYVFGEVRMNKRLLQFLSKNHVPVHFFGKHYLGSFYPRLFNASGFMVLKQVEAYMDPRRRGAIARKFVEGAIKNMATVLRENRLSDDALKLREYISMLTDDVDSTMGVEGNARSFYFSCLDKVLPQGFRLEKRTRRPPENMGNSLMSLMNTLLYTAVLDEVYQTHLDPRVGFLHSTNFRRFSLNLDVAEVFRPVIVDRLMISMTKRRELTEDDFEDMTAGLKLTQDGLKKVLSAVDKRLSSTVKVGKRKMSYSRVIRTELYKLERHLSGDVEYSPFLIR from the coding sequence ATGAAAAGGCTCTTCATCGTAGCTAACGGTACGCTGAAGAGGAAGAGTAACACGCTTGCCCTCGAGACCAAGGAAGGCACTAAGTACGTCCCCATCACTACCGTGGGGTCAGTTTACGTCTTCGGCGAAGTGAGGATGAACAAGAGGTTGCTCCAGTTCCTCAGCAAGAACCACGTCCCAGTCCACTTCTTCGGCAAACATTACCTAGGCTCGTTCTATCCGAGGTTGTTCAACGCGTCCGGCTTCATGGTCCTGAAGCAGGTCGAGGCTTACATGGACCCCAGGAGGAGGGGGGCCATCGCCAGGAAGTTCGTAGAGGGCGCGATCAAGAACATGGCAACGGTTCTCAGGGAGAACAGGCTCTCCGACGATGCCCTCAAGTTGAGGGAGTACATCTCCATGCTCACGGACGACGTGGACTCCACCATGGGGGTAGAGGGGAACGCGAGGAGCTTCTACTTCTCCTGCTTGGACAAAGTCCTCCCTCAAGGTTTCCGGCTGGAGAAGAGGACCAGGAGGCCTCCTGAGAACATGGGGAACTCGCTCATGAGCCTCATGAACACCTTACTATACACTGCAGTCCTCGACGAGGTATACCAGACCCACCTAGACCCGAGGGTGGGTTTCCTCCACTCCACGAACTTCAGGAGGTTCTCCCTCAACTTGGACGTAGCGGAGGTGTTCAGGCCAGTGATAGTGGACAGGCTCATGATATCCATGACTAAGAGGAGGGAGTTGACCGAGGACGACTTCGAGGACATGACCGCTGGGCTCAAGCTAACGCAGGATGGCCTGAAGAAGGTGTTGAGCGCCGTGGACAAGAGGCTCTCCTCCACGGTGAAGGTGGGGAAAAGGAAGATGAGCTACTCCCGGGTGATCAGGACCGAGCTCTACAAGTTGGAGAGACACCTCTCAGGGGACGTAGAGTACTCCCCGTTCCTGATCAGGTGA